AGGGTGTGGGCTGGGATGACGGCGACCTGCGTTTGTCCCTTTCCGGCCAGCAGGACGATGGTTTCGATAGCGACCGCAATGGTTCCGATTACCGCGACAGTCGCCGCTTGAACCGCTTCAATCTGGCCGTCAGTCAGGCACTTGATGAACGGCAAAGCATCGATTGGCAATTGAACGCCAAGGAAGGCAGCAACCAGCGTCCCTATACCTACCGTCCGGTGTTCTCCGGGATTACCAGCTCCGGGAACAATTCCGACGTCACCGCCAAGGACTACGCCGGTTCGCTGCGCTGGAACCTCGACATTGATCCCGATCACAGTCTGTACATTCAGGGTTCGGCCCAGCATTGGGATCGTCAGCAGACCTGGCGCGCCTGCGATGCTGAGCTATCGTTCAGCCCGCAACTGACGCAGCTCTGGCAGCTCAACCCGAACTACACCGAACGCCTGGCCCGCAGCATCGAGAGTTTCATCGCTCCCGGTGCACCCGCAGGCGATCCGTCACAACAGGCATTGGCCAACCAGGTCCTCGACCAATGGCGCAACGGCGCCAGCCAGACGGTTTGCGGCAACATCGACCAAAGCACCCGGGAATCACGCTACGACCTCGAATTGCAGGACACCCTGAGCCTGTCCGACAGCCTGCGGCTGGTCAGTGGCTTGAACTACCGATACGACCGCGCGGACTCCGAAACCTACTTCAATGGCACCCTCGACGACACCACCTGGCGAGCGTTCGGCCAGCTCGAATGGCGCGCCAGCGAACACTGGCTGCTGCAGGGCGGAGCCATGTTCGAAGACACCCGATTGATCGGCAGTTCGCTGACCCCGCGCGTGGCGGTCAACTACCTGATCAACCCGCGCCACGGTTTGCGTGCGGTGTACTCCGAAGCCATCCGTTCGCCGGACATGTTCGAGAACAGCGTCAACTGGAGTTACCGGGTTACCAACCTCAAACCTGCGGCCTATGGCCAGTCCAGTGCCCGCTATTTCGTCAGTACCCGCGGCCCCGGCGATCTCGATCAGGAACACATGCGCTCCCGGGAGCTGGGTTACAACGGCTACTTCGCCGACTTTGGGCTGGCGGTCGACGTGAAGCTGTTCCACGACGAAATCACCGGGATGATCAGCGAACCGCTGCGCAACAACCAGTTCATCGCGAGCAATGCCAACACCGCACGCTTTTCCGGCGCCGAGACGCAGCTCGACTGGCGAATCGACCAGGATGATCGCCTGCGCCTGACCTACGCCTATGTCGATGCTGACGCGAGCAATCCCCAGGACGCCCAACAGACCGCGCGTAACAGTGGCTCCGCTGGCTGGCTGCGCGATTGGGGCCACGGCTGGAACAGCGCACTCTTCTACTATGGCGACGATGCCCTCAACGGCTATCGCTTCGAACGCGTCGACACGCGCATCGCCAAACGCATCGGCCTGGGCAAGTCCAGCCTGGAGCTGGCCGGCGTGCTCCAGCAACGCCTCGACCATCAGCCCACCACCTTCGTCGACAACAATTACGACGAACGCCGGGTCATTTATTTCAGCGCGGAGCTGGCGTTTTAAATGGCCCATTGTCCGGCGCGCAAGAGGCCAGGTGTCCTGCACCTGCTGGCCGTGCTGTGCCTGGCAATCGGCAGCTGGCTGAGCAGCCTTTCGGCCAGTGCCGCGGACATCCTGCTGACCGGCGTCGAAGACAGCCCCGGCGTGCAAGCCTTCGTGCAGGCCCTGCGTGAACGGCGCCCCGGCGATCACGTGCGTTTCCAGCCGCTGGCCGACGTGCCGACGCCGGCAGCACTGGCGCCCGACATTCGCTTGATTCTCCTCGACCTGCCGAGCCTCGACTGGCGCCTGCAAGATGAGCAAGGCCCGGCGACGCTGGTTTTGCGCATCAGCCGTCTGCAAGCCCGACAACGCCTGGGTGAAACACATCCCCCGCATCTCAGCCTGCTATGGAGCGATCCGCCGCTTGAGCGCCAGTTGCAACTGACCCGGACGCTCCTGCCCCAGGCCAAACGGATCGGCGTGCTGTATGACGATCACAGCGAGTTCCTGCTGGCGGAGCTGCGCCGGGCCGCTCATCCCCTGGGCCTCGAGGTAGTGACTCAGCGCTGGGACAACACCCACGACAGCCGCCCCTTGCAAACCTTGCTCAATCGCAGCGATGTGCTGCTGGGCCTGGATGACCCCGACCTGTACAACCCGAAAACGGCTAAAAACCTGCTGCTGAGCAGCTATTCGCGACAGTTGGCGCTGATCGGCCCCAACGCAGGGTTCGTCAGGGCCGGCAGTCTGGCCAGCACCTACAGCGATCAGAGCGACTGGCTGGCCATTCTCGATGATCTGCTCGACCAGTCACCCGCGACCTGGCCGCGCACGTACTATCCGCCGCGTTTCAAGGTTTCAAGTAACTCGCAGGTGGCTCGTTCATTAGGTATTGAACAGATAAACGAAACATCTGTCGCAACACTGTTGGCTGAAAGAGAGCGCCGCCCATGACTTTCCGTCGCCGCTGGGACATCAATACCCGGACCCAGCTCATCAGCCTCGGCCCCGCCCTGTTGCTGACACTGCTGTTGATCAGCTTCTTTACCTTCGTACGGATCCAGGACCTGCGCCAGGAGCTCAATCACACCGGCCAGCTGATCGCCAACCAACTGGCCCCGGCGACCGAATACGGGGTGATTTCCGGCAATAACGAAGTACTGGAAACCTTGCTCAAGGCGACGCTGGCCACGCCCAACGTGCGTTTTCTGGAAGTCCAGGACAACGCCAACCGGATCCTGGTGTATGTCGAACAACCCTCGGTCAGCCACAATCGCCCGCATCAGGTCGAAGTGTTCCAGGCGCCGGTGCGTTTGCAACGCATCGCGCTGCACAATGATTTTTTCCAGGACAGCAGCGCCGCCAGCTCCGCACCCGCCGAGGACTATCTGGGCCGGGTCATCGTTGGCCTATCCAGCGATGCGTTCAGCCAGCGCCAGCAGGAGATCCTGCTCAAGGCCGGGATTCTGGCGCTCTTCGCCCTGCTGTTCACCTTCGTGCTCGCACGACGCCTGGCCGGGAGCCTGTCGCAACCGATCCGCGACATCGGCAACGCGGTCAAGGCGATTTCGGACGGCGACTATAAAACCCCATTGCCGATTGTCGACGACACTGAACTGGGCGCCCTGTCGCAGCACATCAATAACCTGGCCAGTGGCCTCGAACAGGCCAGTCGTGAACAGCAGCAGGCCATGGCGCAGCTGATCCAGACCCGCGAAGAGGCGGAAAAGGCCAACAACGCCAAATCCGATTTCCTCGCCATGATGAGCCACGAACTGCGCACACCAATGAATGGTGTGCTGGGCATGCTGCAGTTGCTGGAAACCACCGAGATGACCCCGGAACAGGTCGAGTACGCGGCGCTGGCGTCGGAGTCCACCGAACATCTGCTCAAGGTCATCAACGATATTCTGGATTTCTCGCGCATCGAGCGTTCGGAACTGGAGCTGGAACACATTCCGTTCAACCTCGCCGACCTGATCGGTGCCTGCGCCCAATCCTTCCATCACAGTGCCGCGCAACGCAGGCTTGATCTGCAATTGCTGATTCCGCAGGACATGAAGGGCTTGCAGGTTCAGGGCGATCCGACGCGGATCCGGCAGATTCTGGTGAACCTGATCGGCAACGCGCTGAAGTTCACCGAGCAAGGACGCGTCTCCATCGAGACGCAGTGGCAATCACTGGATCATGAATTGTTGTGGTTCACCTGCAGCGTGCGCGACAGCGGGATTGGCATTGCGCCCGAGAGTCTGGAATTGATGTTCAATGCGTTTCAGCAGGCGGATAGTTCTATTTCAAGACGTTACGGCGGCACCGGCCTTGGCCTGCCCATTGCCCGCACCCTGGCCGAACGCATGGGCGGCACCCTGCGGGCGCAGAGCGAAGAAGGCCGTGGCTCGGTGTTCACCCTGGAAATTCCACTGGCGCTCTATCAACAGCCGTTGCCGTCACTGGCACCCCGCACGCCGACGGGCAATGGCGACGGCGAAGGCCGCAATGTGTTGTTGGTCGAAGACAACCCGGTGAACCAGACAGTCATCGAAGCCATGCTGCGCAGCCTCGGGTTTACCGTCAGCGTCGCCGCCGATGGCGCCCAGGCCGTGTTGAGTGCCGAAAGCCTGATGTTCGAGGCAATTCTGATGGACTGCCGGCTGCCCATCGTCGATGGTTACGAAGCCACCCGACAGATTCGCCGCCTGCCCGGTTGCAACCACTTGCCGATCATCGCCCTGACCGCCAATGCCTTGCAGGGTGACCGCGAAGCCTGTCTGTCGGCGGGGATGAACGATTATCTGGCCAAGCCCTTCAAACGTACTGACCTGCAGCAAATTTTGCAGCGCTGGGTGCAGTAGTACAGGCCTTTCACGCATCTGCGACTGGCGTGAAAGGCGAAAGTGCGGCAGTCTTAGGCACCCGTACAGGCCCGAAAAGGGGCTTGAATAAAAATTTCAGTGCACAAGTGTACATTCATGTCCTTGGTGCTGTGACTTTCACTACAACGCAATAGTCTATGAGTAGGCTGCCGGTTCGAGGCATGAACGCTTCGATCGGCCGGGAAGATTTGCCCCACCTGCCGCATGGGACTATTGAGGAGCTCGCATGACCAAACAAAACGCCTTTACCCGGGAAGACCTGCTGCGCTGCAGTCGCGGTGAGCTGTTCGGCCCAGGTAACGCGCAACTGCCCGCCCCGAACATGCTGATGGTTGATCGCATCACCCTGATCAGCGAAGAAGGCGGCAAGTACGGCAAAGGTGAATTGGTCGCCGAGCTGGATATCAATCCGGACCTGTGGTTCTTCGCCTGCCACTTCGAAGGCGATCCGGTGATGCCGGGCTGCCTGGGCCTCGACGCCATGTGGCAACTGGTCGGCTTCTTCCTCGGCTGGCAAGGCCTGCCAGGCCGCGGTCGCGCCCTGGGCTCGGGCGAAGTGAAGTTCTTCGGCCAGGTCCTGCCGACCGCCAAGAAGGTCACCTACAACATCCATATCAAACGCGTCCTGAAGGGCAAGCTGAACCTGGCCATTGCCGATGGTTCGGTCACTGTCGACGGTCGCGAAATCTACACCGCCGAAGGCCTCCGTGTCGGCGTATTCACCTCCACTGACAACTTCTAAGGGTTATTCGCATGCGCCGCGTCGTTATCACTGGTCTGGGCATTGTTTCGTGCCTGGGCAATGACAAAGAGACCGTCTCCGCTAACCTGCGTGCAAGCCGCCCTGGCATCCGGTTCAACCCGGAATATGCCGAAATGGGTCTGCGTAGCCAGGTTTCCGGCTCCATTGACCTCAACCTTGAAGAACTGATCGATCGCAAGATCTATCGCTTCGTCGGCCACGCGGCGGCTTACGCCTACCTGGCCATGAAAGACGCTATCACCGACTCCGGCCTGACCGAAGAGCAGGTTTCCAACCCGCGTACCGGCCTGATCGCCGGTTCCGGTGGCGCCTCCACCCTGAACCAGATGGAAGCGCTGGACATCCTGCGCGAGAAAGGCGTCAAGCGCGTCGGCCCATACCGCGTAACGCGGACCATGAGCAGCACCGTTTCCGCCTGCCTGGCCACTCCGTTCAAGATCAAGGGCCTGAACTACTCCATCGCTTCTGCTTGCGCCACCAGTGCTCACTGCATCGGTACCGCCATGGAACAGATCCAGATGGGCAAGCAGGACATCGTGTTCGCCGGCGGCGGTGAAGAAGAGCACTGGAGCCAGTCGTTCCTGTTCGACGCCATGGGCGCCCTGTCCAGCAAGCGCAACGACAGTCCGCAGCAAGCCTCCCGTGCCTACGACGCCGACCGTGACGGTTTCGTCATCGCCGGTGGTGGCGGTATGG
This genomic interval from Pseudomonas putida contains the following:
- a CDS encoding TonB-dependent receptor plug domain-containing protein; translation: MSQDSPSPRSPLVLALILSTPVLGDDLFLDSDPLPQVLTATRLKQSPAAVPGSMTVIDNSLITASGARDISEVLRLVPGMMVGNLSGNQATVNYHGTNATQARRMQVLIDGRSVYRPGLATVDWSDIPVAMEDIERIEVFRGPNTVSYGANALMAVVNIITRNPADSHGTRIKVTRGQRGIDDFYASQGVGWDDGDLRLSLSGQQDDGFDSDRNGSDYRDSRRLNRFNLAVSQALDERQSIDWQLNAKEGSNQRPYTYRPVFSGITSSGNNSDVTAKDYAGSLRWNLDIDPDHSLYIQGSAQHWDRQQTWRACDAELSFSPQLTQLWQLNPNYTERLARSIESFIAPGAPAGDPSQQALANQVLDQWRNGASQTVCGNIDQSTRESRYDLELQDTLSLSDSLRLVSGLNYRYDRADSETYFNGTLDDTTWRAFGQLEWRASEHWLLQGGAMFEDTRLIGSSLTPRVAVNYLINPRHGLRAVYSEAIRSPDMFENSVNWSYRVTNLKPAAYGQSSARYFVSTRGPGDLDQEHMRSRELGYNGYFADFGLAVDVKLFHDEITGMISEPLRNNQFIASNANTARFSGAETQLDWRIDQDDRLRLTYAYVDADASNPQDAQQTARNSGSAGWLRDWGHGWNSALFYYGDDALNGYRFERVDTRIAKRIGLGKSSLELAGVLQQRLDHQPTTFVDNNYDERRVIYFSAELAF
- a CDS encoding ABC transporter substrate-binding protein, translating into MAHCPARKRPGVLHLLAVLCLAIGSWLSSLSASAADILLTGVEDSPGVQAFVQALRERRPGDHVRFQPLADVPTPAALAPDIRLILLDLPSLDWRLQDEQGPATLVLRISRLQARQRLGETHPPHLSLLWSDPPLERQLQLTRTLLPQAKRIGVLYDDHSEFLLAELRRAAHPLGLEVVTQRWDNTHDSRPLQTLLNRSDVLLGLDDPDLYNPKTAKNLLLSSYSRQLALIGPNAGFVRAGSLASTYSDQSDWLAILDDLLDQSPATWPRTYYPPRFKVSSNSQVARSLGIEQINETSVATLLAERERRP
- a CDS encoding ATP-binding protein, producing MTFRRRWDINTRTQLISLGPALLLTLLLISFFTFVRIQDLRQELNHTGQLIANQLAPATEYGVISGNNEVLETLLKATLATPNVRFLEVQDNANRILVYVEQPSVSHNRPHQVEVFQAPVRLQRIALHNDFFQDSSAASSAPAEDYLGRVIVGLSSDAFSQRQQEILLKAGILALFALLFTFVLARRLAGSLSQPIRDIGNAVKAISDGDYKTPLPIVDDTELGALSQHINNLASGLEQASREQQQAMAQLIQTREEAEKANNAKSDFLAMMSHELRTPMNGVLGMLQLLETTEMTPEQVEYAALASESTEHLLKVINDILDFSRIERSELELEHIPFNLADLIGACAQSFHHSAAQRRLDLQLLIPQDMKGLQVQGDPTRIRQILVNLIGNALKFTEQGRVSIETQWQSLDHELLWFTCSVRDSGIGIAPESLELMFNAFQQADSSISRRYGGTGLGLPIARTLAERMGGTLRAQSEEGRGSVFTLEIPLALYQQPLPSLAPRTPTGNGDGEGRNVLLVEDNPVNQTVIEAMLRSLGFTVSVAADGAQAVLSAESLMFEAILMDCRLPIVDGYEATRQIRRLPGCNHLPIIALTANALQGDREACLSAGMNDYLAKPFKRTDLQQILQRWVQ
- the fabA gene encoding 3-hydroxyacyl-[acyl-carrier-protein] dehydratase FabA; the protein is MTKQNAFTREDLLRCSRGELFGPGNAQLPAPNMLMVDRITLISEEGGKYGKGELVAELDINPDLWFFACHFEGDPVMPGCLGLDAMWQLVGFFLGWQGLPGRGRALGSGEVKFFGQVLPTAKKVTYNIHIKRVLKGKLNLAIADGSVTVDGREIYTAEGLRVGVFTSTDNF
- the fabB gene encoding beta-ketoacyl-ACP synthase I, which encodes MRRVVITGLGIVSCLGNDKETVSANLRASRPGIRFNPEYAEMGLRSQVSGSIDLNLEELIDRKIYRFVGHAAAYAYLAMKDAITDSGLTEEQVSNPRTGLIAGSGGASTLNQMEALDILREKGVKRVGPYRVTRTMSSTVSACLATPFKIKGLNYSIASACATSAHCIGTAMEQIQMGKQDIVFAGGGEEEHWSQSFLFDAMGALSSKRNDSPQQASRAYDADRDGFVIAGGGGMVVVEELEHALARGAKIYAEIVGYGATSDGYDMVAPSGEGAIRCMQQALSTVDTPIDYLNTHGTSTPVGDVAEMKGVREVFGDKAPAISSTKSLSGHSLGAAGVHEAIYCMLMMEGNFIAGSANIDELDPEVADLPVLTKTQENAKIDTVMSNSFGFGGTNATLVLKRWQGK